The Streptomyces sp. NBC_00236 DNA window CCGGGCCGGCAGGAGCCGCTGGTCGTGGAGTCCGCGTCCGGTGTGCGGCTCCGGCTGGCCGAACCGGCCCATGGGCAGCACGAGTTGGTCGATGGGATGTCGTCGTGGTGGTCGGCGGTGCACGGGTACAACCACCCGGTGCTGAACGAGGCGGCACGCGACCAGCTGGACCGGATGAGTCATGTGATGTTCGGCGGGCTCACCCACGAGCCCGCCGTGCGGCTGGCCGCCAAGCTGGTCGAGATCACACCGGAACCGTTGCAGCATGTCTTCCTCGCCGACTCCGGCTCGGTGTCGGTCGAGGTGGCCGTGAAGATGTGCCTCCAGTACTGGCGATCCGCCGGACGGCCGGCCAAGCAGCGGCTGCTGACCTGGCGCGGCGGGTACCACGGCGACACCTGGCAGCCGATGTCGGTGTGCGACCCCGAGGGCGGCATGCACGAGCTGTGGTCGGGAGCGCTGCCCCGGCAGGTCTTCGCCGACGAGCCGCCGGCCGGTTACGACGCGGAGCCGGACGCCGCGTACGTGACGCATCTGCACGAGCTGATCGCGCACCACGCCGACGAGCTCGCTGCGGTGATCGTGGAGCCCGTGGTGCAGGGGGCGGGCGGCATGCGCTTCCACTCCCCCGCGTACCTGCGTGTCCTGCGCGAGGCCTGCGACGCGCACGATGTGCTGCTGGTGTTCGACGAGATCGCCACGGGCTTCGGACGGACGGGCAGGCTGTTCGCAGCCGAGCACGCCGGGGTCTCGCCCGATGTGATGTGTGTGGGCAAGGCTCTGACCGGCGGCTACCTGACGATGGCGGCGACGCTGTGCACGACCGAGGTGGCCGAGGGCATCTCGCGAGGTGAGGTGCCGGTGCTCGCCCACGGGCCGACGTTCATGGGCAATCCGCTCGCCTCCGCGGTGGCCTGCGCCTCGATCGACCTGTTGCTCGGCCAGGACTGGGAGCAGGAGGTCAAGCGGATCGGGGCCGGTCTCCGGGACGGTCTGGCGCCGGCAGGGGAACTGCCCGG harbors:
- a CDS encoding adenosylmethionine--8-amino-7-oxononanoate transaminase, whose protein sequence is MPEPLSAAGLRALDRAHVWHPYGPMPGRQEPLVVESASGVRLRLAEPAHGQHELVDGMSSWWSAVHGYNHPVLNEAARDQLDRMSHVMFGGLTHEPAVRLAAKLVEITPEPLQHVFLADSGSVSVEVAVKMCLQYWRSAGRPAKQRLLTWRGGYHGDTWQPMSVCDPEGGMHELWSGALPRQVFADEPPAGYDAEPDAAYVTHLHELIAHHADELAAVIVEPVVQGAGGMRFHSPAYLRVLREACDAHDVLLVFDEIATGFGRTGRLFAAEHAGVSPDVMCVGKALTGGYLTMAATLCTTEVAEGISRGEVPVLAHGPTFMGNPLASAVACASIDLLLGQDWEQEVKRIGAGLRDGLAPAGELPGVREVRVLGAIGVVQLDHEVDMESATRAAVREGVWLRPFRDLVYTMPPYVTGDDDVARICRAVCAAAREG